A stretch of Myxococcus hansupus DNA encodes these proteins:
- a CDS encoding type VI secretion system protein IglI family protein, whose product MRELNLCLRPFDTDSERLEAHDPRFQHIADLVQKGEYTQAADAVESLLAEGVHEVRLLSYFLYAVFHEEGLGRMPAILETLTTLIQRVTAALAPGDKQGVFLNKAVTWLGQTLLDVLRYHQSKRDARWGDWLRSLTSAQASDAVQRAQEAVALLSGPRNRTGAEALSRLVQWLRDFKTQLEANQPEEAPAPAPTQEPAAKAPPPEAAPAPPSAFIQLGQMLQLRGSAHLVELCNKLKAFELLIAREDFQKAAMVSDDILGTLEAFDPRRYFPDLFATFGALLNKHVQQIHGHWENKDSMEWKALAQFYQVDLERFVRKD is encoded by the coding sequence ATGAGAGAGCTGAACCTGTGCTTGCGCCCGTTCGACACGGACAGCGAGCGACTCGAAGCACATGATCCGCGCTTCCAGCACATCGCGGACCTGGTCCAGAAAGGCGAGTACACCCAGGCCGCTGACGCCGTGGAGAGTCTCCTGGCGGAGGGCGTCCACGAGGTCCGGCTGCTGAGCTACTTCCTCTATGCGGTGTTCCATGAGGAGGGGCTGGGCCGGATGCCCGCCATCCTGGAGACGCTCACGACGCTCATCCAGCGCGTGACGGCGGCGCTGGCTCCCGGAGACAAGCAGGGCGTCTTCCTGAACAAGGCCGTCACGTGGCTGGGCCAGACGCTGTTGGACGTGCTCCGGTATCACCAGTCCAAGCGAGACGCTCGGTGGGGGGACTGGCTGCGGTCACTCACCAGCGCCCAGGCCTCGGACGCGGTGCAGCGGGCGCAGGAGGCCGTGGCACTGCTGTCCGGGCCCCGCAACCGCACCGGCGCCGAGGCGCTCTCCCGGCTGGTTCAGTGGCTGCGGGACTTCAAGACGCAGCTCGAGGCGAATCAACCCGAGGAGGCGCCCGCTCCAGCGCCAACGCAAGAGCCCGCCGCCAAGGCGCCCCCGCCAGAGGCCGCGCCAGCGCCGCCTTCGGCCTTCATCCAACTGGGACAAATGCTGCAACTCCGAGGTTCGGCGCACCTCGTGGAGCTGTGCAACAAGCTCAAGGCCTTCGAGCTGCTCATCGCGCGCGAGGACTTTCAGAAGGCGGCCATGGTGAGCGACGACATCCTGGGCACGCTGGAGGCATTCGATCCCCGGCGCTACTTCCCCGACCTCTTCGCCACCTTCGGTGCGCTGCTCAACAAGCACGTGCAGCAGATCCACGGTCACTGGGAGAACAAGGATTCGATGGAGTGGAAGGCGCTCGCCCAGTTCTACCAGGTGGACTTGGAGCGGTTCGTCCGGAAGGACTGA
- the tssB gene encoding type VI secretion system contractile sheath small subunit — MAINDEIPKSRITLTYRTSVNGERVNKALPLRLLVMGDFSSGTSADRKKDLDQRQIRNLDGKNLDQVMRDMSMTLQFKVPNRIDPGNAEELEVALPVDSMKSFTPAELAKNLPKVRALLLLRKLLLEMQGNLDNRKEFRRMVRELAQSPEAVAALRKDLQDFNGLAIPKPQLPAGEASSNASPPEAKPQ; from the coding sequence ATGGCCATTAATGACGAGATTCCGAAATCACGTATCACATTGACATACCGCACCAGCGTCAACGGAGAGCGCGTCAACAAGGCGCTTCCCCTCCGGTTGCTGGTGATGGGCGACTTCTCCAGCGGAACCTCCGCGGACCGGAAGAAGGACCTGGATCAGCGGCAGATCCGCAACCTGGATGGGAAGAACCTGGACCAGGTGATGCGGGACATGTCGATGACGCTTCAGTTCAAGGTTCCCAACCGGATCGACCCGGGGAACGCCGAGGAGCTGGAGGTCGCGCTTCCCGTCGACTCGATGAAGTCCTTCACGCCCGCGGAGCTGGCGAAGAACCTCCCCAAGGTCCGCGCGCTGCTGTTGCTGCGCAAGCTGCTGCTCGAGATGCAGGGCAACCTGGACAACCGCAAGGAGTTCCGCCGGATGGTGCGGGAGCTGGCTCAGAGTCCCGAGGCTGTCGCGGCGCTGCGCAAGGACTTGCAGGACTTCAATGGTCTGGCGATTCCGAAGCCGCAGCTCCCCGCGGGTGAGGCGTCCTCCAACGCGTCCCCTCCGGAAGCGAAGCCGCAATGA
- the tssC gene encoding type VI secretion system contractile sheath large subunit: MSNTSQTATATNAVAVDQNSLGLPQFLTSVRLSTDLPQRRPMVGANLQQVTEDVSAEERFLSGLAAMVYNMDPEVGRFDKQTIQELVATIDQLVDAQLNEVLHAPEFQAMESNWASLADLVRSTNFKANIELSLLDVSKDEAYVDLESNAADIAGSEFFKKLYVAEYDQFGGSPYGAVVGLYEFANTPQDMLWLKAMGKVCTASHAPFVSAVSPSFFGCTSMREVAQLRDLHSLLDAPKYSAWNALRDTEEAAYIGLTLPRYIVRQPYNNETNPAQGINFTEKVRGDDEAEYLWGNSAVLFARNLVRSFETSGWCQHIRGPKGGGLITGLPAHIINVRGEEELKLPVEISIPDFREYELARGGFMPLIHKKGTAEAVFFSAQSLKKAHTFKDPKDSENSQLVTNLAYTFSISRIAHYVKSIMRDNIGSTAGAQYIQAQLEQWISGYVTALVNPDDLTLRYYPFKAYSLTVTEVPGKVGWYHCNLSILPHIQFEGMDVDLRVDARLG; this comes from the coding sequence ATGTCGAACACGTCGCAGACTGCCACGGCTACCAACGCGGTGGCGGTGGACCAGAATTCCCTGGGTCTCCCGCAGTTCCTCACCAGCGTCCGGCTGAGCACGGACCTCCCGCAGCGCCGGCCCATGGTCGGGGCCAACCTCCAGCAGGTCACCGAGGACGTGAGCGCGGAAGAGCGCTTTCTCTCCGGCCTGGCGGCCATGGTCTACAACATGGACCCGGAGGTGGGCCGCTTCGACAAGCAGACCATCCAGGAGCTGGTCGCCACCATTGACCAGTTGGTGGACGCGCAGCTCAACGAGGTGCTGCACGCCCCCGAGTTCCAGGCGATGGAGTCCAACTGGGCTTCGTTGGCGGACCTGGTCCGGAGCACCAACTTCAAGGCCAACATCGAGCTGAGCCTCCTGGACGTCTCCAAGGACGAGGCCTACGTCGACCTGGAGAGCAACGCGGCCGACATCGCCGGCTCCGAGTTCTTCAAGAAGCTCTATGTGGCCGAGTATGACCAGTTCGGCGGCTCGCCCTATGGGGCCGTGGTGGGGCTGTACGAGTTCGCCAACACGCCCCAGGACATGCTCTGGCTGAAGGCGATGGGGAAGGTCTGCACGGCCAGCCACGCCCCCTTCGTCTCCGCCGTGTCGCCATCCTTCTTCGGCTGCACCAGCATGCGTGAGGTGGCGCAGCTTCGTGACCTGCACAGCCTGCTGGACGCGCCCAAGTACTCCGCCTGGAACGCGCTGCGTGACACCGAGGAGGCCGCCTACATCGGCCTGACGCTGCCCCGCTACATCGTGCGGCAGCCGTACAACAACGAGACGAACCCCGCCCAGGGCATCAACTTCACCGAGAAGGTCCGCGGGGACGATGAGGCCGAGTACCTCTGGGGCAATTCGGCCGTGCTCTTCGCCCGCAACCTGGTGCGCTCCTTCGAGACCTCCGGCTGGTGTCAGCACATCCGGGGGCCCAAGGGCGGTGGCCTCATCACCGGGCTTCCCGCGCACATCATCAACGTGCGTGGCGAGGAGGAGCTGAAGTTGCCGGTGGAGATCTCCATCCCCGACTTCCGCGAGTACGAGCTGGCGCGCGGCGGGTTCATGCCGCTCATCCACAAGAAGGGCACCGCGGAGGCCGTCTTCTTCAGCGCCCAGTCCCTCAAGAAGGCCCACACCTTCAAGGACCCGAAGGACTCGGAGAACTCGCAGCTCGTCACCAACCTCGCCTACACCTTCTCCATCAGCCGCATCGCGCACTACGTGAAGTCCATCATGCGCGACAACATCGGGAGCACGGCGGGGGCGCAGTACATCCAGGCCCAGCTCGAGCAGTGGATTTCCGGCTACGTGACGGCCCTGGTCAACCCGGACGACCTGACGCTCCGCTACTACCCGTTCAAGGCCTACAGCCTGACCGTCACCGAGGTGCCGGGCAAGGTGGGCTGGTACCACTGCAACCTCTCCATCCTGCCGCACATCCAGTTCGAGGGCATGGACGTGGACCTGCGCGTGGATGCGCGGCTGGGCTGA